A genomic window from Sparus aurata chromosome 4, fSpaAur1.1, whole genome shotgun sequence includes:
- the cdkl5 gene encoding cyclin-dependent kinase-like 5 isoform X1, whose translation MNKFEVLGIVGEGAYGVVLKCRHKDTNELVAIKKFKDSEENEEVKETTLRELKMLRTLKQDNIVELKEAFRRRGKLYLVFEYVERNMLELLEELPNGAPPDKVRSYIYQLIKAINWCHKNEIVHRDIKPENLLISSEDVLKLCDFGFARNLSEGTDANYTEYVATRWYRSPELLLGAPYGKAVDMWSVGCILGELSDGQPLFPGESEIDQLFTIQKVLGPLPAEQMKLFYNNPRFHGIRFPSVTHPQTLERRYQGILTGLMLDLMKNLLLLNPTERYLTEQSLNHPAFQPLRQAERERPPPASPNPPRSSKRKTHHHGENTVPTRSHTKSTSRRSNSKECSSLPRHGDLHHLSNKSFLNGNKPPPSSLSPTLHPKGQYMSQTLNRSASSNKDLANNNLPHLLSPKEVKGKTEFDFSLGPSPKLSDPGHGAKYGHSKPSSSRSQQQQQQAGRHTFLEGKTNTLQSGGEKQHGRHAHSMADSAHGSMSSSSKSSASYLSLSKSHSALSDAKSVGNLSDGRLHPDDPNSNTTAGVGPSARFFPASCLDLNAPSGPPGPPGSPSTRHSDRSGHSPASRSSGNVRMESSTLDSSSRHKSRHKSMAPEEAGAPELLDPGGTGMPSTHTLPSPHESYHYGLGYTSPFSSQQRPQRHSMYVRRERHRPHGVEGGMAGLPAPGQAIPTRASSLQLLSPQLQHRTTLTGHSVSSSREDCTDDMTRSEPSPKDMSHPCAPIKDSTRDNTAAFHTQRSKNEVGMYHDPHGEDGGSSKENRMIFTESMPRRVGSFYRVPSPRPDNSSSFHDGVGQGRGPVVPVVPVDPVAMANHSKRQTAFDWSAAEAMVMNPPEPTKEKEKQGFFRAIKKKKKKTQITDMEDGRNPSIRKSLFPLFSSKNSLKHNSAVKVLPVVASPMVQHQPPAPYPASPVPGNGQEHLSLQRSSKSSSHHGSRRKNRERSRDRDREREQSRDRDRDRERERERERERERERERERERGRERERVNDWPPDKPVDSHSQSQPLKSLRRLLHLSPSSSNQGQPPPPPAQDLRFQPPLPNPPQPSSKAGYSEGRGHGESRGHSGVSSSAQAKSRKPSYPLPGQIESSWHVSALQRAEGAQFTPEQLGIKPGQNGPTFTRASRTRMPNLNDLKETAL comes from the exons GAGCATATGGAGTGGTGCTGAAGTGCAGGCATAAG GACACCAATGAGCTGGTGGCCATCAAGAAGTTCAAAGACAGTGAAG AAAATGAGGAGGTCAAGGAGACGACGCTTCGGGAGCTGAAGATGCTCCGGACACTGAAGCAGGACAACATCGTCGAGCTGAAGGAGGCTTTTCGCAGGAGGGGGAAACTCTACCTTGTCTTTGAATATGTGGAGAGG AACATgctggagctcctggaggaaCTGCCCAACGGTGCGCCGCCTGATAAAGTCCGCAGCTACATCTACCAGCTCATCAAGGCTATCAACTGGTGTCACAAGAATGAGATCGTACACAGAG ATATCAAGCCGGAGAACCTCCTCATCAGCTCTGAGGATGTCCTCAAACTCTGTGACTTTG GTTTTGCTCGTAACCTGTCTGAAGGAACAGATGCCAACTACACCGAGTATGTGGCTACAAGGTGGTACCGCTCGCCCGAGCTGCTGCTGGG ggcTCCCTACGGAAAGGCAGTGGACATGTGGTCAGTGGGGTGTATCCTCGGGGAGCTGAGTGACGGACAGCCCTTGTTTCCAGGAGAAAGTGAGATAGATCAG CTCTTCACCATTCAGAAGGTTTTGGGGCCGCTTCCTGCAGAACAGATGAAACTCTTCTACAACAACCCTCGCTTTCATGGGATCAGG TTTCCCTCTGTTACTCATCCTCAGACTTTGGAGAGAAGGTACCAAGGCATCTTGACTGGTTTGATGTTGGATCTGATGAAG AACCTGTTGCTGCTGAACCCAACCGAGCGTTACCTGACGGAGCAGAGTCTGAACCATCCGGCCTTCCAGCCTCTGAGGCAGGCGGAGAGGGAGCGCCCTCCTCCTGCATCTCCCAACCCGCCGCGCTCGTCCAAGAGGAAAACGCACCATCACGGAGAGAACACAGTTCCCACAAG GAGTCACACTAAGAGCACGAGCCGTCGCTCCAACAGCAAAGAATGTTCCAGCCTCCCTCGACATGGCGACCTCCACCACCTCAGCAACAAGAGTTTCCTCAATGGAAACAAACCACCCCCATCCAGTTTGAGTCCTACGCTCCATCCCAAGGGCCAGTACATGTCCCAGACCCTTAATCGTTCTGCCTCATCCAACAAAGACCTGGCTAACAACAACTTGCCCCACCTCCTCAGTCCCAAAGAAGTTAAAGGCAAGACAGAGTTTGACTTCAGCTTGGGACCCTCCCCAAAGCTGTCAGATCCAGGACACGGGGCGAAGTATGGCCACAGCAAACCCAGCTCCTCCcgctctcagcagcagcaacagcaggctGGCCGCCACACCTTCCTGGAAGGCAAGACCAACACACTGCAGTCTGGAGGAGAGAAACAACACGGCCGACACGCCCACAGCATGGCCGACTCTGCCCATGGATCCATGTCATCCTCTTCTAAGAGTTCAGCCTCTTATCTCAGCCTGTCCAAGAGCCACAGTGCGCTGAGTGATGCCAAATCTGTAGGGAACCTCAGCGACGGTCGACTCCACCCAGACGACCCAAACTCCAACACGACAGCGGGGGTGGGACCCAGTGCCCGCTTCTTCCCCGCCAGTTGTTTAGACCTCAATGCCCCTTCAGGTCCTCCGGGGCCGCCTGGCAGCCCTTCTACTCGACATAGCGATCGATCCGGGCACAGCCCTGCCTCTCGTAGCAGCGGCAACGTCCGCATGGAGAGCAGCACTCTGGACTCATCATCCAGACACAAATCCAGACATAAATCTATGGCACCTG AAGAGGCTGGTGCTCCGGAGCTCTTAGACCCCGGAGGAACAGGGATGCCCTCCACTCACACTCTGCCTTCTCCACATGAGTCTTATCACTACGGCCTGGGCTACAcctcccccttctcctctcagcAGCGGCCTCAACGCCACTCCATGTACGTGAGGAGGGAGCGTCATCGACCACACGGGGTCGAGGGTGGGATGGCGGGCTTGCCTGCGCCGGGGCAGGCCATACCGACACGTGCCAgcagcctgcagctcctctccccCCAACTGCAGCACCGGACCACCCTCACTGGACACTCAGTGAGCTCCTCGAGAGAGGACTGCACTGATGACATGACGAGG AGTGAGCCTTCCCCTAAAGACATGAGCCACCCTTGTGCCCCCATCAAAGACTCTACGAGGGACAACACAGCTGCTTTTCATACACAGCGCTCTAAAAACGAG gTGGGTATGTATCATGACCCTCATGGCGAGGACGGAGGTTCCTCCAAGGAGAACCGGATGATCTTCACTGAGTCCATGCCTCGGAGAGTAGGCAGCTTCTACCGAG tCCCCTCTCCTAGACCAGATAACTCCTCCTCTTTCCACGATGGTGTCGGGCAGGGTCGAGGGCCAGTCGTCCCTGTTGTACCCGTGGATCCTGTCGCCATGGCCAACCACTCCAAACGCCAGACGGCTTTTGACTG GAGCGCCGCAGAAGCAATGGTCATGAATCCTCCCGAGCCGAccaaagagaaggaaaaacaaggCTTCTTCAGAGCCattaagaagaaaaagaagaagacacaaaTA acagacatggaGGACGGGAGAAACCCCAGCATCAGGAAAAGCCTTTTTCCCCTCTTTAGCTCTAAGAATAGCTTAAAGCACAACTCAGCAGTCAAAGTCCTACCTGTAGTCGCCTCGCCCATGGTACAACACCAGCCTCCCGCGCCCTACCCTGCCTCACCA GTTCCTGGTAACGGACAAGAGCACTTGTCCCTGCAGAGGAGCTCCAAGTCGTCCTCTCACCACGGCAGCCGGCGGAAAAACCGCGAGCGTTCCCGAGACAGAGACCGGGAGCGGGAACAGAGCCGGGACCGAGACCgcgacagagagcgagagagagagagggagagagaaagagagagggaaagggagagagagagggaaagagggagggagagagagagagtgaacgACTGGCCACCAGACAAACCAGTGGACTCCCACTCTCAG AGTCAACCACTCAAATCACTCCGCAGGCTCCTtcacctctccccctcttcctcaaATCAAGgacagcctcctcctcctcctgctcaagACCTGCGCTTCCAACCCCCCCTTCCCAACCCACCTCAGCCCTCCTCTAAAGCGGGCTACTCCGAGGGTCGAGGACATGGCGAGAGCAGGGGCCACTCCGGGGTGAGCAGCTCCGCCCAGGCTAAGAGCCGCAAGCCCAGCTATCCCCTCCCTGGACAGATCGAGTCCAGCTGGCACGTTTCTGCTTTACAGCGGGCCGAGGGCGCTCAGTTCACCCCCGAACAGCTGGGCATCAAGCCGGGGCAGAATGGACCCACCTTTACAAGAGCGTCCCGCACCAGGATGCCAAACCTCAACGACCTGAAGGAGACTGCGTTGTAA
- the cdkl5 gene encoding cyclin-dependent kinase-like 5 isoform X4, with product MNKFEVLGIVGEGAYGVVLKCRHKDTNELVAIKKFKDSEENEEVKETTLRELKMLRTLKQDNIVELKEAFRRRGKLYLVFEYVERNMLELLEELPNGAPPDKVRSYIYQLIKAINWCHKNEIVHRDIKPENLLISSEDVLKLCDFGFARNLSEGTDANYTEYVATRWYRSPELLLGAPYGKAVDMWSVGCILGELSDGQPLFPGESEIDQLFTIQKVLGPLPAEQMKLFYNNPRFHGIRFPSVTHPQTLERRYQGILTGLMLDLMKNLLLLNPTERYLTEQSLNHPAFQPLRQAERERPPPASPNPPRSSKRKTHHHGENTVPTRSHTKSTSRRSNSKECSSLPRHGDLHHLSNKSFLNGNKPPPSSLSPTLHPKGQYMSQTLNRSASSNKDLANNNLPHLLSPKEVKGKTEFDFSLGPSPKLSDPGHGAKYGHSKPSSSRSQQQQQQAGRHTFLEGKTNTLQSGGEKQHGRHAHSMADSAHGSMSSSSKSSASYLSLSKSHSALSDAKSVGNLSDGRLHPDDPNSNTTAGVGPSARFFPASCLDLNAPSGPPGPPGSPSTRHSDRSGHSPASRSSGNVRMESSTLDSSSRHKSRHKSMAPEEAGAPELLDPGGTGMPSTHTLPSPHESYHYGLGYTSPFSSQQRPQRHSMYVRRERHRPHGVEGGMAGLPAPGQAIPTRASSLQLLSPQLQHRTTLTGHSVSSSREDCTDDMTRVGMYHDPHGEDGGSSKENRMIFTESMPRRVGSFYRVPSPRPDNSSSFHDGVGQGRGPVVPVVPVDPVAMANHSKRQTAFDWSAAEAMVMNPPEPTKEKEKQGFFRAIKKKKKKTQITDMEDGRNPSIRKSLFPLFSSKNSLKHNSAVKVLPVVASPMVQHQPPAPYPASPVPGNGQEHLSLQRSSKSSSHHGSRRKNRERSRDRDREREQSRDRDRDRERERERERERERERERERERGRERERVNDWPPDKPVDSHSQSQPLKSLRRLLHLSPSSSNQGQPPPPPAQDLRFQPPLPNPPQPSSKAGYSEGRGHGESRGHSGVSSSAQAKSRKPSYPLPGQIESSWHVSALQRAEGAQFTPEQLGIKPGQNGPTFTRASRTRMPNLNDLKETAL from the exons GAGCATATGGAGTGGTGCTGAAGTGCAGGCATAAG GACACCAATGAGCTGGTGGCCATCAAGAAGTTCAAAGACAGTGAAG AAAATGAGGAGGTCAAGGAGACGACGCTTCGGGAGCTGAAGATGCTCCGGACACTGAAGCAGGACAACATCGTCGAGCTGAAGGAGGCTTTTCGCAGGAGGGGGAAACTCTACCTTGTCTTTGAATATGTGGAGAGG AACATgctggagctcctggaggaaCTGCCCAACGGTGCGCCGCCTGATAAAGTCCGCAGCTACATCTACCAGCTCATCAAGGCTATCAACTGGTGTCACAAGAATGAGATCGTACACAGAG ATATCAAGCCGGAGAACCTCCTCATCAGCTCTGAGGATGTCCTCAAACTCTGTGACTTTG GTTTTGCTCGTAACCTGTCTGAAGGAACAGATGCCAACTACACCGAGTATGTGGCTACAAGGTGGTACCGCTCGCCCGAGCTGCTGCTGGG ggcTCCCTACGGAAAGGCAGTGGACATGTGGTCAGTGGGGTGTATCCTCGGGGAGCTGAGTGACGGACAGCCCTTGTTTCCAGGAGAAAGTGAGATAGATCAG CTCTTCACCATTCAGAAGGTTTTGGGGCCGCTTCCTGCAGAACAGATGAAACTCTTCTACAACAACCCTCGCTTTCATGGGATCAGG TTTCCCTCTGTTACTCATCCTCAGACTTTGGAGAGAAGGTACCAAGGCATCTTGACTGGTTTGATGTTGGATCTGATGAAG AACCTGTTGCTGCTGAACCCAACCGAGCGTTACCTGACGGAGCAGAGTCTGAACCATCCGGCCTTCCAGCCTCTGAGGCAGGCGGAGAGGGAGCGCCCTCCTCCTGCATCTCCCAACCCGCCGCGCTCGTCCAAGAGGAAAACGCACCATCACGGAGAGAACACAGTTCCCACAAG GAGTCACACTAAGAGCACGAGCCGTCGCTCCAACAGCAAAGAATGTTCCAGCCTCCCTCGACATGGCGACCTCCACCACCTCAGCAACAAGAGTTTCCTCAATGGAAACAAACCACCCCCATCCAGTTTGAGTCCTACGCTCCATCCCAAGGGCCAGTACATGTCCCAGACCCTTAATCGTTCTGCCTCATCCAACAAAGACCTGGCTAACAACAACTTGCCCCACCTCCTCAGTCCCAAAGAAGTTAAAGGCAAGACAGAGTTTGACTTCAGCTTGGGACCCTCCCCAAAGCTGTCAGATCCAGGACACGGGGCGAAGTATGGCCACAGCAAACCCAGCTCCTCCcgctctcagcagcagcaacagcaggctGGCCGCCACACCTTCCTGGAAGGCAAGACCAACACACTGCAGTCTGGAGGAGAGAAACAACACGGCCGACACGCCCACAGCATGGCCGACTCTGCCCATGGATCCATGTCATCCTCTTCTAAGAGTTCAGCCTCTTATCTCAGCCTGTCCAAGAGCCACAGTGCGCTGAGTGATGCCAAATCTGTAGGGAACCTCAGCGACGGTCGACTCCACCCAGACGACCCAAACTCCAACACGACAGCGGGGGTGGGACCCAGTGCCCGCTTCTTCCCCGCCAGTTGTTTAGACCTCAATGCCCCTTCAGGTCCTCCGGGGCCGCCTGGCAGCCCTTCTACTCGACATAGCGATCGATCCGGGCACAGCCCTGCCTCTCGTAGCAGCGGCAACGTCCGCATGGAGAGCAGCACTCTGGACTCATCATCCAGACACAAATCCAGACATAAATCTATGGCACCTG AAGAGGCTGGTGCTCCGGAGCTCTTAGACCCCGGAGGAACAGGGATGCCCTCCACTCACACTCTGCCTTCTCCACATGAGTCTTATCACTACGGCCTGGGCTACAcctcccccttctcctctcagcAGCGGCCTCAACGCCACTCCATGTACGTGAGGAGGGAGCGTCATCGACCACACGGGGTCGAGGGTGGGATGGCGGGCTTGCCTGCGCCGGGGCAGGCCATACCGACACGTGCCAgcagcctgcagctcctctccccCCAACTGCAGCACCGGACCACCCTCACTGGACACTCAGTGAGCTCCTCGAGAGAGGACTGCACTGATGACATGACGAGG gTGGGTATGTATCATGACCCTCATGGCGAGGACGGAGGTTCCTCCAAGGAGAACCGGATGATCTTCACTGAGTCCATGCCTCGGAGAGTAGGCAGCTTCTACCGAG tCCCCTCTCCTAGACCAGATAACTCCTCCTCTTTCCACGATGGTGTCGGGCAGGGTCGAGGGCCAGTCGTCCCTGTTGTACCCGTGGATCCTGTCGCCATGGCCAACCACTCCAAACGCCAGACGGCTTTTGACTG GAGCGCCGCAGAAGCAATGGTCATGAATCCTCCCGAGCCGAccaaagagaaggaaaaacaaggCTTCTTCAGAGCCattaagaagaaaaagaagaagacacaaaTA acagacatggaGGACGGGAGAAACCCCAGCATCAGGAAAAGCCTTTTTCCCCTCTTTAGCTCTAAGAATAGCTTAAAGCACAACTCAGCAGTCAAAGTCCTACCTGTAGTCGCCTCGCCCATGGTACAACACCAGCCTCCCGCGCCCTACCCTGCCTCACCA GTTCCTGGTAACGGACAAGAGCACTTGTCCCTGCAGAGGAGCTCCAAGTCGTCCTCTCACCACGGCAGCCGGCGGAAAAACCGCGAGCGTTCCCGAGACAGAGACCGGGAGCGGGAACAGAGCCGGGACCGAGACCgcgacagagagcgagagagagagagggagagagaaagagagagggaaagggagagagagagggaaagagggagggagagagagagagtgaacgACTGGCCACCAGACAAACCAGTGGACTCCCACTCTCAG AGTCAACCACTCAAATCACTCCGCAGGCTCCTtcacctctccccctcttcctcaaATCAAGgacagcctcctcctcctcctgctcaagACCTGCGCTTCCAACCCCCCCTTCCCAACCCACCTCAGCCCTCCTCTAAAGCGGGCTACTCCGAGGGTCGAGGACATGGCGAGAGCAGGGGCCACTCCGGGGTGAGCAGCTCCGCCCAGGCTAAGAGCCGCAAGCCCAGCTATCCCCTCCCTGGACAGATCGAGTCCAGCTGGCACGTTTCTGCTTTACAGCGGGCCGAGGGCGCTCAGTTCACCCCCGAACAGCTGGGCATCAAGCCGGGGCAGAATGGACCCACCTTTACAAGAGCGTCCCGCACCAGGATGCCAAACCTCAACGACCTGAAGGAGACTGCGTTGTAA
- the cdkl5 gene encoding cyclin-dependent kinase-like 5 isoform X2 → MNKFEVLGIVGEGAYGVVLKCRHKDTNELVAIKKFKDSEENEEVKETTLRELKMLRTLKQDNIVELKEAFRRRGKLYLVFEYVERNMLELLEELPNGAPPDKVRSYIYQLIKAINWCHKNEIVHRDIKPENLLISSEDVLKLCDFGFARNLSEGTDANYTEYVATRWYRSPELLLGAPYGKAVDMWSVGCILGELSDGQPLFPGESEIDQLFTIQKVLGPLPAEQMKLFYNNPRFHGIRFPSVTHPQTLERRYQGILTGLMLDLMKNLLLLNPTERYLTEQSLNHPAFQPLRQAERERPPPASPNPPRSSKRKTHHHGENTVPTRSHTKSTSRRSNSKECSSLPRHGDLHHLSNKSFLNGNKPPPSSLSPTLHPKGQYMSQTLNRSASSNKDLANNNLPHLLSPKEVKGKTEFDFSLGPSPKLSDPGHGAKYGHSKPSSSRSQQQQQQAGRHTFLEGKTNTLQSGGEKQHGRHAHSMADSAHGSMSSSSKSSASYLSLSKSHSALSDAKSVGNLSDGRLHPDDPNSNTTAGVGPSARFFPASCLDLNAPSGPPGPPGSPSTRHSDRSGHSPASRSSGNVRMESSTLDSSSRHKSRHKSMAPEAGAPELLDPGGTGMPSTHTLPSPHESYHYGLGYTSPFSSQQRPQRHSMYVRRERHRPHGVEGGMAGLPAPGQAIPTRASSLQLLSPQLQHRTTLTGHSVSSSREDCTDDMTRSEPSPKDMSHPCAPIKDSTRDNTAAFHTQRSKNEVGMYHDPHGEDGGSSKENRMIFTESMPRRVGSFYRVPSPRPDNSSSFHDGVGQGRGPVVPVVPVDPVAMANHSKRQTAFDWSAAEAMVMNPPEPTKEKEKQGFFRAIKKKKKKTQITDMEDGRNPSIRKSLFPLFSSKNSLKHNSAVKVLPVVASPMVQHQPPAPYPASPVPGNGQEHLSLQRSSKSSSHHGSRRKNRERSRDRDREREQSRDRDRDRERERERERERERERERERERGRERERVNDWPPDKPVDSHSQSQPLKSLRRLLHLSPSSSNQGQPPPPPAQDLRFQPPLPNPPQPSSKAGYSEGRGHGESRGHSGVSSSAQAKSRKPSYPLPGQIESSWHVSALQRAEGAQFTPEQLGIKPGQNGPTFTRASRTRMPNLNDLKETAL, encoded by the exons GAGCATATGGAGTGGTGCTGAAGTGCAGGCATAAG GACACCAATGAGCTGGTGGCCATCAAGAAGTTCAAAGACAGTGAAG AAAATGAGGAGGTCAAGGAGACGACGCTTCGGGAGCTGAAGATGCTCCGGACACTGAAGCAGGACAACATCGTCGAGCTGAAGGAGGCTTTTCGCAGGAGGGGGAAACTCTACCTTGTCTTTGAATATGTGGAGAGG AACATgctggagctcctggaggaaCTGCCCAACGGTGCGCCGCCTGATAAAGTCCGCAGCTACATCTACCAGCTCATCAAGGCTATCAACTGGTGTCACAAGAATGAGATCGTACACAGAG ATATCAAGCCGGAGAACCTCCTCATCAGCTCTGAGGATGTCCTCAAACTCTGTGACTTTG GTTTTGCTCGTAACCTGTCTGAAGGAACAGATGCCAACTACACCGAGTATGTGGCTACAAGGTGGTACCGCTCGCCCGAGCTGCTGCTGGG ggcTCCCTACGGAAAGGCAGTGGACATGTGGTCAGTGGGGTGTATCCTCGGGGAGCTGAGTGACGGACAGCCCTTGTTTCCAGGAGAAAGTGAGATAGATCAG CTCTTCACCATTCAGAAGGTTTTGGGGCCGCTTCCTGCAGAACAGATGAAACTCTTCTACAACAACCCTCGCTTTCATGGGATCAGG TTTCCCTCTGTTACTCATCCTCAGACTTTGGAGAGAAGGTACCAAGGCATCTTGACTGGTTTGATGTTGGATCTGATGAAG AACCTGTTGCTGCTGAACCCAACCGAGCGTTACCTGACGGAGCAGAGTCTGAACCATCCGGCCTTCCAGCCTCTGAGGCAGGCGGAGAGGGAGCGCCCTCCTCCTGCATCTCCCAACCCGCCGCGCTCGTCCAAGAGGAAAACGCACCATCACGGAGAGAACACAGTTCCCACAAG GAGTCACACTAAGAGCACGAGCCGTCGCTCCAACAGCAAAGAATGTTCCAGCCTCCCTCGACATGGCGACCTCCACCACCTCAGCAACAAGAGTTTCCTCAATGGAAACAAACCACCCCCATCCAGTTTGAGTCCTACGCTCCATCCCAAGGGCCAGTACATGTCCCAGACCCTTAATCGTTCTGCCTCATCCAACAAAGACCTGGCTAACAACAACTTGCCCCACCTCCTCAGTCCCAAAGAAGTTAAAGGCAAGACAGAGTTTGACTTCAGCTTGGGACCCTCCCCAAAGCTGTCAGATCCAGGACACGGGGCGAAGTATGGCCACAGCAAACCCAGCTCCTCCcgctctcagcagcagcaacagcaggctGGCCGCCACACCTTCCTGGAAGGCAAGACCAACACACTGCAGTCTGGAGGAGAGAAACAACACGGCCGACACGCCCACAGCATGGCCGACTCTGCCCATGGATCCATGTCATCCTCTTCTAAGAGTTCAGCCTCTTATCTCAGCCTGTCCAAGAGCCACAGTGCGCTGAGTGATGCCAAATCTGTAGGGAACCTCAGCGACGGTCGACTCCACCCAGACGACCCAAACTCCAACACGACAGCGGGGGTGGGACCCAGTGCCCGCTTCTTCCCCGCCAGTTGTTTAGACCTCAATGCCCCTTCAGGTCCTCCGGGGCCGCCTGGCAGCCCTTCTACTCGACATAGCGATCGATCCGGGCACAGCCCTGCCTCTCGTAGCAGCGGCAACGTCCGCATGGAGAGCAGCACTCTGGACTCATCATCCAGACACAAATCCAGACATAAATCTATGGCACCTG AGGCTGGTGCTCCGGAGCTCTTAGACCCCGGAGGAACAGGGATGCCCTCCACTCACACTCTGCCTTCTCCACATGAGTCTTATCACTACGGCCTGGGCTACAcctcccccttctcctctcagcAGCGGCCTCAACGCCACTCCATGTACGTGAGGAGGGAGCGTCATCGACCACACGGGGTCGAGGGTGGGATGGCGGGCTTGCCTGCGCCGGGGCAGGCCATACCGACACGTGCCAgcagcctgcagctcctctccccCCAACTGCAGCACCGGACCACCCTCACTGGACACTCAGTGAGCTCCTCGAGAGAGGACTGCACTGATGACATGACGAGG AGTGAGCCTTCCCCTAAAGACATGAGCCACCCTTGTGCCCCCATCAAAGACTCTACGAGGGACAACACAGCTGCTTTTCATACACAGCGCTCTAAAAACGAG gTGGGTATGTATCATGACCCTCATGGCGAGGACGGAGGTTCCTCCAAGGAGAACCGGATGATCTTCACTGAGTCCATGCCTCGGAGAGTAGGCAGCTTCTACCGAG tCCCCTCTCCTAGACCAGATAACTCCTCCTCTTTCCACGATGGTGTCGGGCAGGGTCGAGGGCCAGTCGTCCCTGTTGTACCCGTGGATCCTGTCGCCATGGCCAACCACTCCAAACGCCAGACGGCTTTTGACTG GAGCGCCGCAGAAGCAATGGTCATGAATCCTCCCGAGCCGAccaaagagaaggaaaaacaaggCTTCTTCAGAGCCattaagaagaaaaagaagaagacacaaaTA acagacatggaGGACGGGAGAAACCCCAGCATCAGGAAAAGCCTTTTTCCCCTCTTTAGCTCTAAGAATAGCTTAAAGCACAACTCAGCAGTCAAAGTCCTACCTGTAGTCGCCTCGCCCATGGTACAACACCAGCCTCCCGCGCCCTACCCTGCCTCACCA GTTCCTGGTAACGGACAAGAGCACTTGTCCCTGCAGAGGAGCTCCAAGTCGTCCTCTCACCACGGCAGCCGGCGGAAAAACCGCGAGCGTTCCCGAGACAGAGACCGGGAGCGGGAACAGAGCCGGGACCGAGACCgcgacagagagcgagagagagagagggagagagaaagagagagggaaagggagagagagagggaaagagggagggagagagagagagtgaacgACTGGCCACCAGACAAACCAGTGGACTCCCACTCTCAG AGTCAACCACTCAAATCACTCCGCAGGCTCCTtcacctctccccctcttcctcaaATCAAGgacagcctcctcctcctcctgctcaagACCTGCGCTTCCAACCCCCCCTTCCCAACCCACCTCAGCCCTCCTCTAAAGCGGGCTACTCCGAGGGTCGAGGACATGGCGAGAGCAGGGGCCACTCCGGGGTGAGCAGCTCCGCCCAGGCTAAGAGCCGCAAGCCCAGCTATCCCCTCCCTGGACAGATCGAGTCCAGCTGGCACGTTTCTGCTTTACAGCGGGCCGAGGGCGCTCAGTTCACCCCCGAACAGCTGGGCATCAAGCCGGGGCAGAATGGACCCACCTTTACAAGAGCGTCCCGCACCAGGATGCCAAACCTCAACGACCTGAAGGAGACTGCGTTGTAA